From Diprion similis isolate iyDipSimi1 chromosome 5, iyDipSimi1.1, whole genome shotgun sequence, the proteins below share one genomic window:
- the LOC124406236 gene encoding uncharacterized protein LOC124406236, translating into MCFRSWSLHEYPNLPKSKMQVWPIKIATQLEKPRYVIFALQRNRKENVKNHASYFDHCDLRNVKLFLNSDSYPYENLNVSCKNEQFALLYDMYAKFQNSYYGTVYRPILDMQTYIKDAPIIVIDCSRQNESIKSATVDIRIEFESETDIEDGTAAYCLILHDRIVEYTLLMNVVRKLL; encoded by the coding sequence ATGTGCTTCAGATCTTGGTCGTTGCACGAATATCCCAATTTACCGAAATCTAAAATGCAAGTTTGGCCCATCAAAATAGCAACGCAACTGGAAAAACCAAGATATGTGATATTTGCATTGCAAAGAAATCGGAAGGAAAACGTGAAGAATCATGCGAGTTATTTCGACCATTGCGATTTACGCAACGTTAAGCTATTTCTGAACAGTGATTCATATCCATATGAAAATCTAAACGTAAGttgtaaaaatgaacaatttgcTCTACTGTACGATATGTATGCTAAGTTCCAGAATTCGTATTATGGAACTGTGTATAGACCCATTCTGGATATGCAAACTTACATCAAGGATGCACCAATAATAGTGATAGATTGTTCGCGACAAAATGAATCTATAAAAAGTGCTACAGTTGACATACGAATAGAATTTGAGAGCGAAACGGATATAGAGGATGGTACGGCTGCATATTGTCTCATACTGCACGATCGAATCGTCGAGTACACACTTCTAATGAACGTTGTTCGAAAATTGCTGTAA
- the LOC124406237 gene encoding uncharacterized protein LOC124406237, with translation MLRTELRKCGVFKTPNLTFHSFPKAGLPFFDITNHFGISEKIDRKRAWERALLINKKWSTTNKKVCSLHFKVDDYVLSEAERENREIYQENLKKKRSEISQQLDKARTKNMPVTTEESTGLHETEHVVEENSLASFEIPQIIDEHESTNAGDEDEMGRSVESVSVNGDDIISRIITNDQELSTMTGIPNFEVLQTLIDIINIHNVSYALLTVIFRLCSVENCRRTVFRMLDVLSSGLKFVVNWPSEVEVSKNIPLCFKEFTDVRVVIDCIEIFIEKSKNLCCQSATYSNYKSGYTIKFMTGVFPRGLITFIDTAPIPS, from the exons ATGCTGCGTACGGAATTGCGGAAATGTGGGGTTTTCAAAACGCCAAACCTAACATTCCACAGCTTCCCCAAAGCTggtcttcctttttttgatATAACAAATCATTTCGGTATAagcgaaaaaattgatcgaaaaaGAGCCTGGGAAAGAGCGTTactaataaacaaaaaatggtCTACCACAAATAAGAAGGTGTGCTCTTTACACTTCAAAGTAGATGACTATGTACTTTCAG aagccGAACGAGAGAACAGAGAGATTTACCAggaaaacctaaaaaaaaaacgaagcgaAATATCCCAACAGCTGGATAAAGCAAGAACAAAAAACATGCCAGTCACAACTGAGGAAAGTACAGGTTTACATGAAACAGAACATGTTGTGGAAGAAAATTCCTTAGCTTCATTTGAGATACCTCAAATTATTGATGAGCACGAGAGTACCAATGCTGGTGATGAAGATGAGATGGGTAGAAGTGTGGAAAGTGTAAGTGTGAATGGTGACGATATAATATCAAGGATAATTACAAATGATCAAGAGCTTAGTACTATGACAGGCATTCCCAATTTTGAAGTTTTGCAGACTTTGatagatattataaatatt CATAATGTAAGTTATGCACTGCTGACTGTAATATTCAGATTGTGTTCGGTAGAAAATTGCAGGAGAACTGTCTTTCGCATGCTCGATGTTTTAAGTAGCGGTCTGAAATTTGTGGTTAATTGGCCTTCTGAAGTTGAGGTATCTAAGAATATACCGTTATGTTTTAAAGAATTCACAGATGTACGAGTAGTTATCGATTGCATAGaaatattcattgaaaaatctaaaaacttGTGCTGTCAATCAGCTACGTATTCGAATTATAAGTCCGGATATACAATCAAATTTATGACCGGTGTCTTTCCAAGAGGTCTAATTACTTTT ATAGATACGGCCCCCATTCCGTCGTAA
- the LOC124406235 gene encoding uncharacterized protein LOC124406235 — translation MWIDLPSDIKVKKAVVNVQNADNACFAWACVSARHPAASHANRVTSYPRYNQKRGKRHQVLPLLISRHENPSIEHINLLMLHDENIDDEFSHERTHFCWIKNLSRLVNRQLNAPKLLAHRLDCSPDTPWQLTLPDQSNKWLKFENNSNKMQVPYIVYADFECLLENSSQSSESSNTKIYHKHVPYSVGYYFECSHDESLSYYNSYRGVDYQKWLAHQLHGIAVRVAEYFNQKKSMYQLSGQQQIEFENAVDYIAGLGYDAHFIIGELANIKSSSLSVLPITKEKYIAFTQTFYSLAVRLQFIDSYRHMSSSLAELSSYLRHNDLTNLKCQIPNATDSQFNLLTRKGIFPYDYVTEADRLNERS, via the exons ATGTGGATAGACTTGCCGAGCGATATTAAGGTTAAAAAAGCCGTGGTTAATGTTCAAAATGCCGATAACGCTTGTTTTGCTTGGGCTTGCGTATCCGCTCGACATCCTGCTGCTTCACACGCGAATCGAGTAACTTCCTACCCCCGTTACAATCaa AAACGGGGCAAGCGGCATCAAGTCTTACCACTACTCATCAGTCGGCATGAAAATCCAAGTATCGAACACATCAACTTGCTCATGCTACACGATGAAAACATTGACGATGAATTCTCCCATGAAAGAACACACTTCTgttggattaaaaatttatcgcgacTAGTCAATCGTCAATTGAATGCAC CAAAATTGCTCGCGCACAGGCTTGATTGCAGTCCAGATACACCTTGGCAACTCACGCTTCCAGATCAGTCCAACAAGTggttaaagtttgagaataacTCAAACAAAATGCAAGTACCATACATAGTTTACGCAGATTTTGAGTGTTTGTTGGAGAATTCCTCACAGTCTTCTGAATCATCGAATACGAAGATATATCATAAACATGTACCGTATAGCGTAggttattattttgaatgtaGTCACGATGAGTCGCTATCATACTACAATTCCTATCGAGGTGTCGATTATCAGAAATGGTTAGCCCATCAATTACACGGAATCGCAGTCAGGGTAGCTGAATACTTCAATCAAAAGAAATCTATGTATCAATTGTCTGGTCAACAACAGATTGAATTCGAAAACGCTGTA GACTATATCGCGGGCCT TGGTTACGATGCGCACTTCATAATCGGTGAATTGGCTAATATTAAATCATCCTCGCTCAGTGTTCTACCAATTACCAAAGAAAAGTACATAGCATTCACCCAGACGTTTTACAGCCTCGCCGTAAGACTTCAATTCATCGATTCTTATCGACATATGAGTTCGAGTTTAGCCGAACTAAGTTCTTACCTGCGGCACAATGATTTAACgaatttaaaatgtcaaatccCCAACGCCACAGATTCGCAATTCAATCTTCTAACCCGCAAAGGGATATTTCCGTATGATTACGTGACCGAAGCTGACCGACTGAACGAACGCTCATGA
- the LOC124406238 gene encoding golgin subfamily A member 6-like protein 22 codes for MAGAATEEPELRSDRDRRGERENLTDYNSAIETENGISEAWKTPGASPKQKKRGRLTNADRREKNSGQAQTLESLWKRKRQEEQGHGDDEDSEDQTPTKTATKKYKIRKTPESGKVNRDDGEHQAEGLKTTKGITKALEEITKGMNQMVTELKILRDEANVSRNEAREDKERLINLIEIVKNQGENERRRLEERIQRLENNIAEKDNLHREHWERMKKEVAEEARITAEEVDNERRTESRELEGMIREVGRKIEAKDRQERRNNIVIKGQDLPTGGNAAEVASEIIERITRKKIGIRETIDMRGAQGKAILVKVQSWEEKRKIMGQKRHLAEEKIFIDDDLTDKERDIQRRILERARVEKEKGRRTKVGYKKILIEETQWEWNEETESLVERRSTRANEQNRRGGDRGIREKDEDFWEYLEEFDIIGLTETWLEEKEWTSWEKRLPKTWKWRCQGADRQEKKGRARGGIITGVKYGLEEDGIILRGEGIQEVRIRREDEIWRVITFYNRGGAKEKLKELEETVGEEREEENLIIGGDFNARIGERGGRDNFEDPTETGKRRAKDKKENKEGKELMKVIEDRGWSILNGNKEDAEEGEWKFHKGPKRTTIDYGISNERTWEKINSFKIGCRTESDHQPIIVTIGSNRKPAKNEKTKEGMYIQVWDEKEAKAFKERMETVNWAASGVEEEWTELQKEVEKATSTRIRKPGNKTGYKAWWDRECKEMKIELRKEWRKAREGKEEDEQAFKAKRGIYKKKCEEKRLQWTRNEEKELEGIKDESEA; via the exons ATGGCGGGAGCGGCGACAGAGGAGCCCGAGTTGAGGAGCGACAGAGacaggagaggagagagagaaaacctAACAGACTACAACAGCGCAATAGAAACGGAGAACGGAATAAGCGAGGCATGGAAGACGCCGGGCGCGTCGCCGAAACAGAAGAAAAGGGGAAGATTAACAAATGCAGATAGGAGGGAGAAAAACTCGGGTCAGGCACAAACACTGGAGTCACTCTGGAAAAGAAAGAGGCAAGAAGAACAAGGACATGGAGACGACGAGGATTCCGAGGACCAAACTCCGACCAAAACAGCGACCAAGAAGTACAAAATAAGGAAAACGCCAGAGTCAGGGAAAGTAAATAGGGACGACGGAGAACACCAAGCAGAGGGCCTTAAGACTACAAAGGGAATAACAAAAGCCCTGGAAGAGATTACAAAAGGAATGAATCAGATGGTGACAGAATTGAAGATACTACGGGACGAAGCCAACGTAAGTAGGAATGAGGCGAGAGAGGATAAGGAGAGACTGATAAATCTAATAGAAATAGTAAAGAACCAGGGAGAGAATGAAAGAAGGAGGCTGGAAGAGAGAATACAGAGGCTAGAAAATAACATAGCAGAAAAAGATAATCTACACAGAGAACACTGGGAAAGAATGAAGAAGGAAGTTGCAGAGGAAGCGAGAATCACTGCGGAAGAAGTGGACAATGAAAGAAGGACGGAGTCGAGAGAGCTAGAAGGAATGATCAGAGAGGTTGGAAGAAAGATAGAGGCAAAGGACAGACAGGAAAGGAGAAATAACATAGTGATCAAGGGCCAGGATCTCCCCACGGGTGGAAACGCAGCAGAGGTGGCAAGTGAGATTATCGAAAGgatcacaagaaaaaaaataggaataaGGGAAACAATAGACATGAGAGGAGCACAAGGAAAGGCAATACTAGTAAAAGTACAAAGCTGggaagaaaagaggaaaataatgGGACAAAAAAGACACCTGGCGGAGGAAAAAATCTTCATAGACGACGACCTCACAGACAAGGAACGGGATATACAGAGAAGGATTTTAGAAAGAGCCAGagtggaaaaggaaaaaggaagaagaacgaAGGTAGGATACAAGAAAATACTGATAGAAGAGACGCAATGGGAATGGAACGAAGAGACAGAGAGCTTGGTGGAAAGAAGAAGTACAAGGGCGAATGAGCAGAACAGGAGGGGCGGGGATAGAG GTATAAGAGAGAAGGACGAGGATTTCTGGGAGTACTTAGAGGAATTTGATATCATAGGCCTGACAGAAACGTggttagaagaaaaagagtgGACAAGTTGGGAGAAAAGACTACCGAAAACATGGAAATGGAGATGCCAGGGCGCAGACAGGCAAGAGAAAAAAGGCAGAGCCAGGGGAGGAATAATCACAGGAGTGAAATACGGTTTAGAGGAGGACGGAATAATCCTGAGAGGTGAAGGGATACAGGAAGTGAGAATAAGACGGGAGGATGAAATATGGAGAGTGATCACATTCTACAACAGAGGGGgggcgaaagaaaaattgaaagaactaGAGGAGACAGTAGGAGAAGAAcgggaagaagaaaatctaATCATCGGAGGGGACTTCAATGCACGAATAGGAGAAAGGGGAGGCAGAGATAATTTCGAAGACCCAACAGAAACAGGAAAAAGACGGGCGaaggacaaaaaagaaaacaaagagggGAAAGAGCTGATGAAAGTAATAGAAGACAGGGGATGGTCAATTCTAAATGGAAATAAAGAGGATGCCGAGGAGGGAGAATGGAAGTTCCACAAAGGCCCCAAAAGAACAACAATTGACTATGGTATAAGTAATGAGAGAACTTGGGAAAAGATAAACAGTTTCAAGATAGGCTGCAGAACAGAATCAGACCATCAACCAATCATTGTAACGATAGGAAGCAACAGAAAGCCagcaaagaacgaaaaaacgaaagaaggaATGTACATACAGGTGTGGGACGAAAAAGAGGCAAAGGCATTCAAAGAAAGAATGGAAACAGTAAACTGGGCAGCGTCAGGGGTGGAAGAAGAATGGACTGAGCTACAGAAGGAGGTGGAAAAAGCAACATCAACAAGAATTCGAAAACCAGGCAATAAGACCGGATATAAAGCATGGTGGGACAGAGAATGCAAGGAGATGAAAATAGAGCTACGAAAAGAGTGGAGAAAGGCGAGAGAAGGCAAAGAAGAGGACGAACAGGCATTCAAGGCGAAAAGAGGAATATACAAAAAGAAATGCGAAGAAAAGAGGTTGCAATGGACAAGGAATGAAGAGAAAGAGCTAGAGggaataaaagatgaaagtgAAGCATAG